From Gemmatimonadaceae bacterium:
ACGCCACTAGACCGCCCCCCGCGATTCGTCGCCGCGCAGCGCCACGCGCCTCCCGTCCGGCGGCGCGGTCAGCGGCTGACCGCGCCCACCGCCACACCGCCTACTTCTGCGGCCGCGGGCTCCTCACGCTGAATGCGCATCCCGTAGAACGACCGCCACACGAAGTACACCGAGATCAGGAAGAAGATGGCCGCAATCACGTGCACCAATCCCGGTCCCTGGCTCGCACGCAACGACACCGCCAACTCCACCGCCAGGAGCCCGAACAAGGTCGTGAATTTGATCACCGGGTTGAGCGCAACCGACGACGTGTCCTTGAACGGATCGCCCACCGTGTCGCCCACCACCGTCGCCGCGTGCAACTCCGTGCCCTTCAGCTTGAGCTCCACCTCGACGATTTTCTTCGCGTTGTCCCAGGCGCCGCCGGCGTTCGCCATGAAGATCGCCTGATACAACCCGAACAAGGCGATCGAGATCAGGTAGCCGATGAAGAAATACGGCTCCACGAACGCGAACGCGAGCGCCGCGAAGAATACGGTGAGGAAGATGTTGAGCATGCCCCGTTGGGCGTACACGGTGCAGATCTCCACCACCTTCTTGCTGTCCGTCACCGACGCCTTGGTCACACCCTCCAGCCGGATGTTGCGCTTGATGAACTCCACCGCGCGGTACGCCCCGGTGGTCACCGCCTGTGTGGACGCGCCGGTGAACCAGTAGATCAGCGCGCCGCCCGTCAACAGGCCGAGCAGAAACGGCGGGTGGAGCATCGACAGCTTGTCCAGATTTTCCGTCAGGCCGTTGGTGAGCGCCACGATGATCGAGAAAATCATCGTGGTCGCGCCGACCACCGCCGTGCCGATGAGCACCGGCTTGGCCGTCGCCTTGAACGTGTTGCCCGCGCCATCGTTCTCCTCGAGCAGATCCTTCGAGCGCTCGAACTGCGGTGTGAATCCAAACTCGCGCTGCAGCTCGGCCGCGATGTTCGGCTCCTGCTCGATCAGCGACAACTCGAAGATCGACTGCGCGTTGTCGGTCACCGGACCATACGAGTCGACCGCGATCGTCACCGGACCCATGCCGAGGAATCCAAACGCGACCAGGCCGAACGCGAACACCGCCGGCGCCACCATGAGCGCGTCCATGCCGAAGCTCGCCACCCAGGCGCCGATCGCCATGAGGCCCATGATCACGATGCCCAACCAGTAGGCGCTGAAGTTCCCCGCCACCAGGCCGGACAGAATGTTGAGCGACGCCCCGCCTTCCCTGGAGGAGCTCACGATCTCGCGCGTGTGGATCGACTCGACCGACGTGAACACCTTCACCAGCTCGGGGATCAACGCGCCGGCCAGCGTGCCGCACGTCATCACCGTCGAAATCTTCCACCACATCGTGCCGTCGCCCAACCGCGGCAGCAGCAGATACGACACCACGTAGGTGAGCACGATCGAGACGATGGACGTCAACCACACCAGCGACGTCAGCGGCGCCTCGAAGTTCATGTTGTCGGCCGCCGCGTACCGCGCCTTCG
This genomic window contains:
- a CDS encoding sodium-translocating pyrophosphatase; this translates as MTWLAPVVRRAARVLWYPLLALGALALAAPTLAAQAAQSAGGEADLRIPDLSTVSFFGIPGHKLLMVGLVFCALGMLFGLVIYSKLKGLPVHTSMREVSELIYETCKTYLIQQGKFLLLLEVFIGIVILLYFGVLQHYGAAKVIIILLFSVLGIAGSYGVAWFGIRVNTFANSRTAFASLRGKPYPCFAIPLSAGMSIGMLLISVELVMMLCILLFIPGDYAGPCFIGFAIGESLGAAALRIAGGIFTKIADIGSDLMKIVFNIKEDDARNPGVIADCTGDNAGDSVGPSADGFETYGVTGVALITFIVLAVKEPTVQVQLLVWIFVMRVVMIVASGASYLINGWVAKARYAAADNMNFEAPLTSLVWLTSIVSIVLTYVVSYLLLPRLGDGTMWWKISTVMTCGTLAGALIPELVKVFTSVESIHTREIVSSSREGGASLNILSGLVAGNFSAYWLGIVIMGLMAIGAWVASFGMDALMVAPAVFAFGLVAFGFLGMGPVTIAVDSYGPVTDNAQSIFELSLIEQEPNIAAELQREFGFTPQFERSKDLLEENDGAGNTFKATAKPVLIGTAVVGATTMIFSIIVALTNGLTENLDKLSMLHPPFLLGLLTGGALIYWFTGASTQAVTTGAYRAVEFIKRNIRLEGVTKASVTDSKKVVEICTVYAQRGMLNIFLTVFFAALAFAFVEPYFFIGYLISIALFGLYQAIFMANAGGAWDNAKKIVEVELKLKGTELHAATVVGDTVGDPFKDTSSVALNPVIKFTTLFGLLAVELAVSLRASQGPGLVHVIAAIFFLISVYFVWRSFYGMRIQREEPAAAEVGGVAVGAVSR